The following are encoded together in the Humulus lupulus chromosome 5, drHumLupu1.1, whole genome shotgun sequence genome:
- the LOC133779420 gene encoding uncharacterized protein LOC133779420, with protein sequence MPSYVKFMKEILSNKRKMGDCETVALTEECSAILQRKLPQKLRDPESFTIPCTIGEFEYGEENEEEVSYLKWIKSSEPWNHKKFEELGEGPERPLPSILKPLVLGLKVLPDHLCYAYLGEKETLPVIVSSLFSEVEEEKLLGVLRAHKTTIGWTLADIRGTSPLKVMHRILMEDDARPTIDAQRRLNSTMKEVVRKEILKWLDAGVIYPISDSAWVLDRLVRHNYYCFLDGYSGYHQIVIAPEDQEKTTFTCPYGTFAFRRMPFRLCNAPATFQWCMMEIFSDMVEKGIEIFMDDFSVYGPSFDTCLINLELVLRRCEESHLVLNWEKCHFMVNEGIVLGHKISKKGIEVDREKISTIENLPPPVLVKRVRSFLGHAGFYRRFIKDFSKVSKPLSTLLMNGVTFDFDEKCQQAFRILKEKLISAPIVVAPQWDLPFELMCDASDFAVGAVLGQRVDKNLMTKKDSKPRLIRWILLLQEFDVKIKDKKGTENLVADHLSRLEIDGDSLDKEVQINDAFPDEQLFEVSVCKDVPWFADYVNYLAAKVIPPEMTRQQLKKFYSEVKRYYWEEPILYKHCPDQVIRRCVPKEEMLSILTHCHSLHCGGHFGGTRTTAKVLKSGTPKAIISERGSHFCNKWFTALCARYGVHHSKALFYHPIANGQAEVSNREIKGILEKTVNTSRKDWSKKLDDSLWAYRTAFKTPIAYENARSYKEKSKAFHDKRILRKDFQPGDKVMLFNSKLKLFPGKLKSRWSGPYTVVVSLPYGAVQVHSEKTGHFKVNGQRLKHYLEGPVEKCKSVVMLEPI encoded by the exons ATGCCTAGCTATgtaaagtttatgaaggagattctCTCTAATAAGAGAAAGATGGGTGACTGTGAAACAGTGGCGTTAACGGAAGAATGTAGTGCGATTTTGCAAAggaaacttcctcaaaagttacgAGATCCTGAGAGTTTTACTATTCCATGCACGATTGgggagtttgaat ATGGTGAGGAAAATGAAGAAGAGGTGAGTTATTTGAAGTGGATAAAATCATCTGAGCCATGGAACCATAAGAAATTTGAAGAATTGGGTGAGGGACCGGAAAGACCACTACCATCGATTCTGAAGCCACTTGTTTTAGGATTGAAAGTTTTACCAGACCATCTCTGTTATGCTTATCTTGGGGAAAAAGAGACTCTTCCGGTTATAGTTTCATCACTTTTTTCAGAAGTAGAGGAGGAGAAGTTGTTGGGGGTGTTGAGGGCTCATAAAACTACTATAGGGTGGACTCTGGCTGATATAAGAGGAACTAGCCCATTGAAAGTTATGCATAGAATTCTCATGGAAGACGATGCGAGACCGACTATTGATGCTCAACGAAGACTTAATTCgacaatgaaagaagtggtgaggaAGGAGAttttgaaatggttagatgctggagtgatttaccctatttctgatagtgctTGG GTGTTGGATAGGTTGGTGAGGCATAACTACTATTGTTTTCTAGATGGGTACTCAGGATATCATCAAATTGTAATTGCACCGgaggatcaagagaagacaacgTTTACATGTCCGTATGGGACTTTTGCTTTTAGAAGGATGCCATTCAGGTtatgtaatgcaccagccacGTTTCAATGGTGTATGATGGAAATATTTTCTGATATGGTTGAGAAGGGGATTgagatttttatggatgatttttcggtTTATGGGCCCTCTTTTGACACGTGTTTGATAAATTTGGAGCTGGTTCTGAGGAGGTGTGAAGAGTCACatttggtgcttaattgggaaaagtgcCACTTTATGGTAAATGAAGGAATTGTATTGGGGCACAAGATTTCTAAGAAAGGCATTGAAGTGGATAGGGAAAAAATTTCGACGATAGAGAATTTGCCACCGCCGGTTTTAGTAAAAAGAGTACGGAGTTTCTTAGGTCATGCaggattttataggaggttcatCAAAGATTTCTCCAAGGTTTCGAAGCCATTGTCCACTTTGTTAATGAATGGGGTTACGTTCGATTTTGATGAGAAGTGTCAACAAGCTTTTAGGATACTTAAGGAGAAATTGATCTCGGCACCTATAGTTGTTGCACCTCAATGGGATTTACCATTTGAACTGATGTGTGACGCTAGTGATTTTGCGGTTGGGGCAGTGTTGGGACaaagagttgacaag AATCTTATGACCAAGAAAGATTCCAAGCCTCGTCTTATTCGGTGGATTTTGTTGTTACAAGAATTTGATGTGAAAATTAAGGATAAGAAAGGTACTGAGAATTTGGTGGCTGATCACTTGTCTAGATTGGAGATTGATGGAGATTCTCTTGATAAAGAAGTTCAGATTAATGATgcttttcctgatgagcagttgttcgAAGTAAGTGTTTGCAAGGATGTTCCCTGGTTTGCAGACTATGTTAATTATTTGGCTGCTAAGGTTATACCTCCTGAGATGACAAGGCAACAACTAAAGAAATTTTATTCGGAGGTGAAGcgttattattgggaggagcctattctgtATAAACATTGCCCTGATCAAGTTATTAGGAGATGTGTGCCCAAAGAGGAGATGTTGTCAATCTTGACTCACTGTCATAGTTTGCATTGCGGCGGTCATTTTGGAGGAACAAGAACAACAGCAAAAGTTTTGAAAAGTGG CACCCCCAAAGCAATTATTAGTGAACGGGGAAGTCATTTTTGCAATAAGTGGTTCACTGCTCTTTGTGCTCGCTATGGTGTTCATCATTCAAAGGCGTTATTCTATCACCCAAttgcaaatggccaagctgaagtGTCAAATAGGGAAATAAAAGGTATCTTAGAAAAGACAGTAAATACATCAAGGAAGGATTGGTCGAAGAAGCTCgatgattcactttgggcttatcgcactgCATTCAAAACTccgattg cttatgagaatgcAAGGAGTTATAAAGAGAAGTCGAAGGCCTTTCATGATAAGCGCATATTGAGGAAGGATTTTCAACCAGGAGATAAAGTCATGCTATTTAATTCCAAACTTAAACTTTTTCCTGgtaaattgaagtcaagatggtcaggacCGTACACGGTAGTTGTGTCACTTCCTTATGGAGCAGTGCAAGTTCATAGTGAGAAGACGGGACAttttaaggtgaatggtcagaggtTGAAGCATTATTTGGAGGGTCCAGTGGAAAAATGCAAGTCCGTGGTGATGTTGGAACCAATTTGA
- the LOC133779421 gene encoding UDP-glycosyltransferase 71A15-like, with product MDPTEFMDDLIAEFVVPTFIESVPETFKDWASLLFYHTRRTREAKGILVNSFTELETHAFYSLSDGKTPPVYPVGPILNLSSARTDKFADIIKWLNDQPRSSVVFLGFGSMGRFREEQLKETVTALEQSSVTFLWSLRQSAPKDKNTVKYVSPRDYSYLRHVLPAEFLDRTAERGKVIGWTPQVDVLAHPKIGGFVSHCGWNSTLESIGFGVPMATWPLHAEQHLNAFELVKELGLAVEIKLDYKSEFYGEDNDDTVVSAKEIESGIRRLMEPDNEMRKKVKELSEKSKATILKGGSTDSFMSCFINYMIDNHP from the coding sequence ATGGATCCTACTGAGTTCATGGACGATCTGATTGCTGAGTTTGTGGTGCCAACTTTCATTGAGTCGGTTCCGGAAACGTTCAAGGATTGGGCTTCTTTGCTATTTTATCACACTAGAAGGACACGAGAGGCGAAGGGCATACTTGTAAATTCCTTCACTGAGCTCGAAACTCATGCGTTCTATTCTCTTTCCGACGGTAAAACTCCACCAGTTTATCCAGTGGGACCAATATTAAACTTGTCATCAGCTAGGACAGACAAGTTCGCTGACATCATTAAGTGGTTGAATGATCAACCTCGTTCATCGGTAGTGTTTCTGGGTTTCGGGAGCATGGGAAGATTTCGTGAGGAACAACTGAAAGAGACTGTGACTGCGCTAGAACAAAGCAGCGTTACATTCTTGTGGTCGCTACGTCAGTCTGCACCGAAAGATAAGAATACAGTGAAGTATGTGTCACCACGAGACTACTCTTATTTAAGGCACGTTCTTCCTGCTGAGTTTCTCGATCGGACGGCTGAGAGAGGGAAGGTAATAGGTTGGACCCCACAAGTGGACGTACTAGCCCACCCGAAAATTGGAGGGTTCGTGTCACATTGTGGTTGGAACTCCACGCTAGAAAGTATTGGATTCGGAGTACCTATGGCCACGTGGCCACTCCATGCAGAGCAGCATTTGAATGCTTTTGAGTTGGTGAAGGAGCTGGGATTAGCGGTTGAGATTAAGTTGGACTACAAGAGTGAGTTTTATGGCGAGGATAATGATGATACGGTTGTGAGCGCCAAAGAGATCGAGAGTGGGATAAGAAGGTTGATGGAGCCTGATAATGAAATGAGAAAGAAGGTAAAAGAGTTGAGTGAAAAGAGCAAAGCAACAATTTTGAAGGGTGGGTCCACTGACTCTTTTATGAGCTGTTTTATCAATTACATGATTGACAATCATCCATGA